Genomic window (Sporocytophaga myxococcoides):
ATAAAATCATTAATGATAATCCTGCGAAAAGAATAAAGGGAATTAAACAAGAAGATCCTGAAAGGGAATATTTAACAGAAGAAGAGGTACAATCATTAATTGTTACTGATTGCGAATTCCCAATTTTAAAAAGAGCATTTATCTTTAGTTGCCTAAGTGGTCTGCGTTGGTCCGACTGCATCGAAATTAAGTGGTCAAATTTACAATATTCAAAACATGATGGCTGGCGCCTAACTTTTCGCCAGGTAAAAACTAAGGGACAAGAATATCTACCAATTACAAATCAAACCAGGGAATGGCTTGGCCAAGAAGGGCCTCCCGAAGAGAAAATATTTAAGGGGCTCAGATATAGTGCTTGGTATAATTTGAAATTAGCACAATGGGTTATGAAAGCTGGGATTACTAAAAAAATAACCTTTCATTGCGCAAGACATACTCATGCTACCCTTCTCATTGCACATCAAACAGACCTGTATATGGTAATGAAAATCCTTGGACATAAGAATATTAAAACCACACAGATATATGCAAAAATTATGGATAAAAATAAAACTAAAGCTGTAAATAACATTCCAACATTCAATTTTTAAAATTTAATTTATGGCCAAAAAATATAACTCAGAAGAAGAAATTACAAGTGATTTCAAAGAACTTTATAAAAAACTCTTAGAATCTGAGATTCCCAAACCTATCATTTTCGATGCACTTT
Coding sequences:
- a CDS encoding site-specific integrase codes for the protein MKVTLREKRGKEKSSLYLEYYKNGKRQYEFLKLKIFNSPTTSEQRKQNKETLALAEKIRAKRLLELQSLSHGFVPEFKKQTDFLEYFKMLVEDKNSSKSNFDSWNSCYQQLKKFAKPGITFADIDENLINKFKEHLLKEVSQNSASTYFNKFRASLRIAFENKIINDNPAKRIKGIKQEDPEREYLTEEEVQSLIVTDCEFPILKRAFIFSCLSGLRWSDCIEIKWSNLQYSKHDGWRLTFRQVKTKGQEYLPITNQTREWLGQEGPPEEKIFKGLRYSAWYNLKLAQWVMKAGITKKITFHCARHTHATLLIAHQTDLYMVMKILGHKNIKTTQIYAKIMDKNKTKAVNNIPTFNF